A single window of Nicotiana sylvestris chromosome 5, ASM39365v2, whole genome shotgun sequence DNA harbors:
- the LOC138891064 gene encoding uncharacterized protein yields MGSSSGSMTMRSVTLEVPSNHSLLRKTGRADIWLEPLIGDIEKKKMESHSCLTLMNDIVHSTLKANLIGTELMGRISLLERKAREFEKTVHEAEEIARGAQLEAANWKEQFENAQGTIEELQENKNLLEQQNRGLTSKLATAKASSSQFKRDKELLECSLSEQLSKASEEVRELKALLAKKEEYAGELVQSLTQAQADLQTSSDEIHALKSSHASLEASLDSHLAEHQILKNDLAMWEKEYGLLEENFNIEVSWAFLKSRRDALMEAAQEGFDLQSELAKVVDTIEKSQQSTDTPSPVLEAPGTEELLNEEVATAAIGVAILAPEGETPDVPNPSVTS; encoded by the exons atgggttctagcagtggaagtatgactatgagaagtgttactcttgaagttcctTCCAACCATAGCCTCTTGAGAAAGACTGGTAGAGCTGATATTTGGCTCGAGCCCCtaattggagatattgagaagaagaagatggagagccatagctgcttgactctgatgaatgacatagttcattctactttgaag gctaacctcattggtacagaattaatgggaagaatttcccttctggaaagaaaAGCCCGTGAGTTTGAAAAAACTGTCCACGAGGCCGAAGAAATAgccaggggagcccagcttgaagcagccaattggaaagaacagtttgagaatgctcaagggaccatagaggagttgcaagaaaataaaaacctcctggagcagcaaaaccgtggtttgaCTTCTAAACTGGCaactgccaaggcttcttcaagccaatttaaaagagacaaagagcttttggaatgctctttgtcagaacaattatcaaaggctagtgaagaagttagggagcttaaggcacttttggctaagaaagaagagtatgcaggagagttagtgcaaagcttgactcaagctcaagctgacttacagacctcctctgacgagattcatgctttgaagagttctcatgcctctcttgaagcttcccttgattcccatttagctgagcaCCAAATCTtgaaaaacgatcttgctatgtgggaaaaggaatatggacttctggaggagaacttcaacatagaggtgagttgggctttcctaaaatctcgccgtgatgctttgatggaagctgctcaggaaggctttgacttgcagtctgaactggccaaagttGTAGATACTATCGAGAAAAGTCAACaatctactgatactccttctcctgtacttgaagctcctggaacggaagagcttttaaatgaagaagtggctactgcaGCAATTGGGGTTGCAATTCttgctcccgagggtgaaactcCTGATGTTCCAAACCCTTCAGTGACTAGCTAA